Below is a window of Sylvia atricapilla isolate bSylAtr1 chromosome 2, bSylAtr1.pri, whole genome shotgun sequence DNA.
attgCCCTATGCTACAATGTCaaaaaataaactctgaaaCTGAGCAGCCCTAGGGATATTTATAATTGCAGCAAACCAAGCAGCAGTACAGTAGCAAGTAAGATCAggaaagtaaacaaaacagaTGATGATGACTCTGAGACATGTGACATACTTGCTGTTCAATTTATAttcctttctgaaattttgGGATTCAGAAACCTGACTAAATTTTCAAAGGGCACTGCTGAAACAGGAGCCTATCACCTATGATTGTCTTTACATAAATTTATTCAAAATTGCAGAACAAAGCAAGCCTGAAAACAACTGACAAAAGAAGTTAAGATTAAAAATCTCTCCTTGTGGATGAGAACAAATTAGTTATTATCTTCTAGAAATCCACAGTTGCTCCATCATTTTACATCTTTCAAAAACATGAGGGCATATAAAGAGCATtgcaatttaaatattaaaaaaaagaagcaatgcTACTAAACTACTTCCCTGTTCTTCTCCCAGATAATATATTGCTCTAGTGAAAACAGCACACGGAAGACACAGTCTGAGAAATCAGGTGGTTTTTCcccaacaaaaaagaaattttactcCTTAAATACACACTTGAATGATCGACAGAATTAGGAGAAAGcatcttttagaaaaataatcttttctaaTAACTCTGTTTCAGTGTGTTTGAATGATTCAGAATTCACCCTGAACTCTGTTGAGATAATTGTTATAATTTAGGGtatcaggataaaaaaaaaaaaaaaaaaaaaaaaaaacaacaaaaaaaaccccacaactcaTTTAGAGTGGAAACTGCTTCCTTCCTAACCCCAGTGTAGACTGAGAagctaactttttttttaatcctaaatGAATTCCACTTTACCACTGTTACAGGAACTCATACCAGGAAGAATCAAGTGTTAACACTGAAGGGCTCACTATGTAACACAGCAGCCCTGAACCCAGAGCAGGCAACATGGTGCCCATAGGGCCACAGCCATGTGGGTGATCTCTCAAGGGATCCTCGAGCACTTGCTCAGTTCTGGTTTATGGATTTCCAAACTGGAAAACACCATTTCCATATCATAGACCCATagagtggtttggattggaagggaccttgcagccacgggcagggacacctcccactagagcaggctcaaagcctcatccagcctggtcttgaaccagggatagggcatccacagcttctctgggcaagtGGCTCACCACTCCCATGGTAAAAAAATCTCTACTTTCATCATGTGAGTCTCACCTCCTTtggtttgaagccatttccccctGTCCTACAGCAACTGGCCTTACAAAAAAGTCTGTCCCCATCTTTAAGTACTGAAAAGCCTCAGTAAGGtctcccagagccttctcttctccaggctgaacaaccccaactctctcagcctgtttcCATAACAGAGGTGCTTCAGACTTCTGATCACCTTCATGAcctcctctggacccactccagTAGGTCCATACCCTATTATGCTGAGGACCcaagagctggatgcagcactccaggtggggctgcacccagagcagagaagaaggGCAGATTCTCCTctctcaccctgctggccatgctgctttggGTACAGCCTAGGACATGACTGGTGTACTGGGCTGCACATGCACATTGCCAAGTTATGTCAAATttttcatccaccagcaccctcAAGTCCTttttggcagggctgctcttaATCCCTTCATCTCCCAGTCTGTGTTGATACTGGGAGTTGCCCCAACCCAGGGGCAGCActttgcacttggccttgttgaaccttATGAGGTTCCCATGGACCCACTCCTCAGGTTTGTCCAGGACCCTCTGGATGGCCAGAGTGTCAACCACATCCTTCAGCTTGGTGTCATTTGCAAACCTGCTGAGGGCACCCTCGATCCCCCACTGTTTGTGTCACTGATGAAGACATATTATTTagtaaaagaaaagcatgtcTTACCTTCAAACTCCCTTATGGAGTCCTCTGTTCTCACTCCAGCCATGTTGTACTGGGTGCTGACAGACTGGGCTAACATGCCTTCTAACCTCTCCAGCGTGGCCTGGCCCTCTGCAGTTAAATGTGACAATCCCTCTTCGTATGTGTAAAAGCTTGGGATGTCACCTTGTTCTAGCTCTGCAAAAACAAGTTTATGTTTAGCACACTTAAATTTAGAGGCCAGAAACATGCAGAGGTAGAGGAATAGGGGAGCAGCTGGGCAAATTTTGCTCAGATCAACAGACTGAGATTAAAAAGCTGCTTACATCAGGTAAGAATACACACAGCAACGTGAACTGACCACACAGCACCAGGGGCACTGACTCTGGGCTAGCACAGCCACTGCGAACAGCAAAGGCTGCTCTTTGTGTCTGTGGGCTTTGGAGAGCCAGAACAATGCTTTTGCTGAATTTCTGTCACTTGTGACAGCTAAACTACAGGTTTTCTGCAGATGTATGAATTTCTATACTGTGCCTGCGACAAATGGGATGTTTAGGCAAAATGAGTAGTGAAGAACTATGACAGACACCAGGTATCCAAGTGCTGGCAGGTATCTCAAAAGAAGCAACTGCTACCAACCGCGGGCCTCAACGTCGTACTCGTCCCCTTCGTAATCGTTGTCCGAGTCCTCATCGTCCGGGTCTGGGTGCAGGGCCTGGCACTCACACATGGCTGAGAACATGGCTTCCACTGCAGGAACACAAGGGAACACAAACCTCCAGCAACACCTCAAAGCAATGGGCAAGAAACTCCGCTCGGAGTGATCACAGGGAGTCAGAATACCCCTTCAGCAGAACCACAACTGAATTCGTATCTGAAAACAGCATCCAAAAAACCAGAAGCCATGTAAGAAACAAATCAGGTTTCAGAGATCCAGCCTGGTGCTTTAGCTTCTTAGCAGCATTTCTGCATTATTTCATTGATGATAGCGGTTTATCATTAATGAATAATTCTGTCTACCTACTGCAGGAATCTTCTCAGCACCTCATCCATCAGATTTTTAACGCTTGAATCCAACTGTAAGCTCCACACTGGACAGGATATGACAGCTTTGCAGTGGTAAGGGCATTAGCATGTTTCTAATGAAATTGTCACTGACTCAAATATCACTGAATTTGTAATTAAAGACATTTCCCATACATATGCTCTGCAAATGTATATAAGGGAGATGATCCATGTAGTGTATTTAAACTCAACAGTTTCTATTTTAAAGCACTGGAATTTTCCTTGAGAACCAGCTGCTCAGAGTCCATTTTCAAGCCAGATAAAAcaatttgctttgttctttccaGCACACAGGAATCAAGAGAAGGACACTGAAGGATCACAGTATTTACATCTCTACACCCAAGTGTCCTCCACATATAACCAggacttcaaaataaaacacaattcCCATTCACACTTACAGGCTGATTTGTCGCCAGGCACAAATCTGAATTCCGCAATCGGTTCAACGTCGTCATCGCTGTCGTCCTCCTCCCCTTCAGTCATGGGAGCCTCTTTCGTCTCCTCTTTAAGAAATTGGAAGATTTGGAAGAAACATgtttatttggggaaaaaaaaataaagtcacatttctttattctttcaggAACACATATGTAATCAAATCAGAAACAACCTAAGAGAGGCACAAACCCTCTATTCTGTTCTCCCAAAAAAGCCCATGAGACTCCAAGACCCACATGGATATATGAGGCCCTCTCACAGCACCTCAACAACACTAAAGACTTCTGTACTGGCCACACAATGTATTCAAGTATTTCAGGAAAACTGCCTGATTCTTATTAAAAACAACAGTGCTCAAAAGCCCTCAATTCACAattgttataattttttaaatcacatgGACTTCTTTCATGGATCCTTAACATTACTGTCACGAAATCAGCTAGCTTCTAGTGTGGCCCCTCACAGGGGACTCTGACATGTGCAGAGGATCTCTGCTACATTTACACCATTCCAAGTCAGCCAGCAAGATGTCAGAAGCACAAACTGCACCCAGAACCAGCAACAACTGCAGTGCTTCCTGACTTCTGTATGCCATGTACATGAATAATTAAGCATCAGGgtggtgttttattttctgtgaatagAAACCCCAGAAAAATGACTGCAGTTCCTCACTtcggggctggggacactgcactGACAGCCTCAAAAGTGCACAATTATTTTCTACAGGAGAAGAGGCTGTTCAACTAAGAGTGGTTTTTATCACACACAAAACTGGCACCACCAAGAATATGAAGATGCCAAGAAGCTGCCAGCCAGCTGCCCCAAAAATGAAGTGTGCAAGGAAGCTACCCAGCTCTTTTCCCACTGACACCCGCAGGCACAGCTTGTTACTGCTGAGTCCAGCtctttgttttcagtgcagTCAACCTCTGAATGCCTTTTGCTAAAAAAGGGGTGAGGACGAGGGACAAACACGCAGAGAGCACATGCAAAACCTTCAGAGGACGAACACAACGTACCCTGCACAACTGAGAGTGAGGACTCCTAAAGCCAACTAAGTGTGAAGGTTTAACACTATTCAGCAGTTAAAATTGCAGGCCAGGGATATACTTTGAAAAGTAAAACCTACCTGCTGTGGAAGATTTACTGTAGGCAGAGTTAATATACTAAAAAATACACCCACAAGAAAGACCCATTAAAAATCAGTCTACTAAGGATTTCTAGATAAAGGCTTTCACAGGATACCCATATTTTCAAATGCCATAATCAGAATTAATTAAAAGCTACAAACAGTATCTTTCTTCACATGAGGCTctttttacttcaaaataaCCACAgttaaaggaaaatgaacaagAAGAACCAAGAGGTGTATGCAAATGTCCTCTTATTATTTGTAGTGATAGACTGTCAGAGAACATTAGTAACataagagaaggaaataatgaaGAACACTAATAGCTTAAAAGCATCTCCACCTC
It encodes the following:
- the CLNS1A gene encoding methylosome subunit pICln isoform X2 encodes the protein MVEQGDGGGAMSFLKRFPPPADGVRHQQADTEALLAGRSLGTGTLYIAESRLSWLENSGVGFSLDYPTISLHAVSRDLSAFPRDHLYVMVNAKFEEETKEAPMTEGEEDDSDDDVEPIAEFRFVPGDKSALEAMFSAMCECQALHPDPDDEDSDNDYEGDEYDVEARELEQGDIPSFYTYEEGLSHLTAEGQATLERLEGMLAQSVSTQYNMAGVRTEDSIREFEDSSCGTSRISCKTEGIAVTIGT
- the CLNS1A gene encoding methylosome subunit pICln isoform X1, translating into MVEQGDGGGAMSFLKRFPPPADGVRHQQADTEALLAGRSLGTGTLYIAESRLSWLENSGVGFSLDYPTISLHAVSRDLSAFPRDHLYVMVNAKFEEETKEAPMTEGEEDDSDDDVEPIAEFRFVPGDKSALEAMFSAMCECQALHPDPDDEDSDNDYEGDEYDVEARELEQGDIPSFYTYEEGLSHLTAEGQATLERLEGMLAQSVSTQYNMAGVRTEDSIREFEDGMEVDIAPVVAGQFEDAEVDH